Within the Leptospira johnsonii genome, the region TGGCATATGCCGTGGAAAACGGAACTTCTTTCGGTGGAATGGGAGCGGCAAGAGAAACTCTTCTTTTCATTTTTGGAGAACCGATCCTGATCTTAGTGCTCGTGGTATTGGAATCCAATGTAGTATTCCACGAGAACTTCGCACATATTTCCTTTGCGATCTTGTTCTTCTTGGGAGCAACTTTGATCGTTCTTTCCGAACTCGCCAAACCTCCGTTTGACGATCCAAGAACACATTTGGAACTTACAATGGTTCACGAAGCGATGTTATTAGAAGCTTCAGGAAGAACCAGAGCATTTTTCGAACTGGCCCACCAATTCAAAACCGCTTCCTTGTTCTTACTTCTGACCAAACTAGGACTGGAACATGTGGAAGTATTCTTAGGAGTTTCTTCGGTCCCGATCTGGAAAGAATTGGCATCCTTCGGAGGAGCCATTCTTCTTTCCGCGTTAATCGGTTACTGGGAAGCAAACAGCACCAGAAGAAAATGGATCTGGATCCCTGAATTACTCGGCTTGAACTTCATCTTCATGCTGATCTTGGGAATTCTTCTGAAACTAGGTAAATAAATATGAGCGCAGACCTTAGTTATCTTATCATTCTATTGACCGGTGTGGTCATTCTTTTAGAGAACAGGCTCAAAAGGGTAGTCATCCTTTTGGGGATCCAAGGTTTTCTTTTACTTCTTCCTCTATACCAAGAAGAAAGCGGGGAGGGTTTCCATTCCATCTTTTTAGCGGCGATGGTGATCGTTTTCAAAGGGATCTTAACTCCAATCATTCTTTTTTGGACAGCAAGAAGGATACATTCTCCAGAATCAACTTTTCCTAAAGTAGGATATCTTCCTACACTCGCGCTCTTATTTGCGGGTGCGGCAGCATGCTACTTCTTCATGGATATAGTCTCCGCATTCTTCGGGAAGTCCCATCAATACGGATTACTTTATGTTCTTCTTCTGATCTATATCGGAGTGATCGGCTTTATTGTTAGAAGGAACTGGATCGGCGTAATCGCATGTTTCAGTATCTTTGAGAATGGAACATTCTTACTTACCTTACTTTTAAAATCGGGAGTACCGATAGGGAGCGAGTTCGGATCCTTCTTGGATGCGGTCTTGATCATTGGAGCGGGTGCCGCTCTCAGGATCAACAGCGAACAATATAAGGGGGAAATGCCCAAATGAACTTCGATATTCTTTTAGGGATCGGAGCCGCGGTCTTCGTCTTAATTTTTCTGACCTATGTCTTAGCTCCTACAAAAAACCAGACAAATTTGCTTTTCTGGTCGATCTTGCTGATTATCTGCGCAGCGATCAACTTTGCTGTCTGGATCATACGGGATTGGAATGAAGAAGGTACTACATTACAATGGGTCTTGATAGAAGCAACGACCTTCGTAGGCGCGTTACTCATCTCTTCTAGCAGAACCGTAAAGTCTTTCCCAATTGCATGGAAATTTTTACTGATCAATTCTTTCGGACTTGGTATCGCATTCTTAGGGATCATTCTGATCCGCTCTTCTTTGCATGTGATCAACCAGCCTATCGAATTTTTGGCTGCAAATTCTGCTTCTCATCCAGAAATCATTTGGGTCGAGATCGGTCTCTGGCTTGCGATCTTCGGATACACAGCGAAACTCGGACTCTTTCCGAACCATGTTTGGATAGAAGATACGTATGGAGAAAGTCCTACACAGGTTTCTTCCTTACTCTCTGCATTCATTCCTGTTTCGGTATGTTTCGCACTTAGACCTTTTGTACATTTAGATCACCAACTTTTTCCACATACATTCAGTGGTGCGGACGGCTTACTGGTCTTAGGGATATTAACGATTTTATTAAGTATTTTTGCAGTATATGATCGTGACGATATCAGAAGAATTTCCGCAAAAGTTGCTCTTTTCCATACGGGAGCCTTGGCCGTTTTTCTTTGGATGGATCTAAACGAGACTGTTTTCTTATTCATGATGGCGACTAACCTTGTGGTGAAATCTCTACTGTTCATCAGCATGGGGATCGTGAGAATGGACGCAGGAAAAAGAGAGCTTCATAAGATCATACAGGCGGATTCAATCAATAAACCCGCTTTATCCTTATTCATTCTAGCACTATTCTTAGCATTCGTGATGCCTGGCTCGCCAATATTCGTGATGGATATAATCCTGATCAAGGCCGGACAGATCGGAGGAAAAACATTCGTAATCTTGGTTCCGATCTTAGGGATCGTATTCTTTGGAGTGATGTTGTATAAGCTCGCCCCTTTATTGAATATCAAAGGAAGACCATTCTCAAAGGATCTTTCCACCATTCTTAGGATCAGAATGACTAACGGCTTTTTGCTACTTCTACTTCTTCTCAGCACTGGATGCTGGGGATTTTACCTGTTATTACAAGGTGTATTATGAAAAACGTTACCGGAATTTTTCACACTTCGGAAACGAAACAGACTCATCGTTTCTGGCTAACTCGAGATGGAATAGAGAAAGAAATTCTTTCTAAAACCGCGGAAAAAAGTTTATATGAGGATCACTCGAATCCGATTTGGGTCCTCAGACATAGCCTAGGCATTGACCAAGGTGCGGAAGATTATTCTTCTATGGATTATGAGAGGTATCTATCTCAGGATAGAAAACATCTTCTCGAAAAATTCCTGACCAAGTCCGGAATCAAGGATTTAGTATATAGAGGGATCAATGTCCCTGTTCCTTCTTCTTTTTATTCACACGCTGTAGGACCGATCCACGCGGGCGTGATAGAACCTGGACATTTTCGTTTTATAGTAGAAGGAGAAGAGATCCAAAACCTGGATATTCGTCTAGGTTTTCAAAAAAGAGGCCTTCTTGCAAAAATGAAAGGACTGAACAAGGACTCTATCTCTCCTTATGCGGAAGCAATTTCCGGCGATTCTACGATCGCTTATACAATTGCGTTCAGTAAAGCATTCGAAGAAGCTCATGGCATCCAAGTTCCAGAAGAAGTAAATTTCGCAAGAACGGTCCTTTTGGAAATAGAAAGGATCGCTATCCATATCGGAGATATGGGTGCAATTGCGGGCGATATAGGCTATTATCCT harbors:
- a CDS encoding NADH-quinone oxidoreductase subunit H, yielding MVTATFLLGILIQILAFISLPFLCGGVLQKIRAYAQGRKGAPVLQILYDTIRMIKKSPIDGPFSGFFSESSAIFAFAFGLVLWSLVSFEWASLLLIPFLIGMIRFATVAYAVENGTSFGGMGAARETLLFIFGEPILILVLVVLESNVVFHENFAHISFAILFFLGATLIVLSELAKPPFDDPRTHLELTMVHEAMLLEASGRTRAFFELAHQFKTASLFLLLTKLGLEHVEVFLGVSSVPIWKELASFGGAILLSALIGYWEANSTRRKWIWIPELLGLNFIFMLILGILLKLGK
- a CDS encoding formate hydrogenase, which gives rise to MSADLSYLIILLTGVVILLENRLKRVVILLGIQGFLLLLPLYQEESGEGFHSIFLAAMVIVFKGILTPIILFWTARRIHSPESTFPKVGYLPTLALLFAGAAACYFFMDIVSAFFGKSHQYGLLYVLLLIYIGVIGFIVRRNWIGVIACFSIFENGTFLLTLLLKSGVPIGSEFGSFLDAVLIIGAGAALRINSEQYKGEMPK
- a CDS encoding proton-conducting transporter transmembrane domain-containing protein, whose protein sequence is MNFDILLGIGAAVFVLIFLTYVLAPTKNQTNLLFWSILLIICAAINFAVWIIRDWNEEGTTLQWVLIEATTFVGALLISSSRTVKSFPIAWKFLLINSFGLGIAFLGIILIRSSLHVINQPIEFLAANSASHPEIIWVEIGLWLAIFGYTAKLGLFPNHVWIEDTYGESPTQVSSLLSAFIPVSVCFALRPFVHLDHQLFPHTFSGADGLLVLGILTILLSIFAVYDRDDIRRISAKVALFHTGALAVFLWMDLNETVFLFMMATNLVVKSLLFISMGIVRMDAGKRELHKIIQADSINKPALSLFILALFLAFVMPGSPIFVMDIILIKAGQIGGKTFVILVPILGIVFFGVMLYKLAPLLNIKGRPFSKDLSTILRIRMTNGFLLLLLLLSTGCWGFYLLLQGVL